The following proteins are co-located in the Lepus europaeus isolate LE1 chromosome 15, mLepTim1.pri, whole genome shotgun sequence genome:
- the ICE1 gene encoding little elongation complex subunit 1, giving the protein MMPGETHSAAPGTAADLSRCQGCASLQQNLNEYVEALITLKQKIINTDNLLTEYQKKCDELQFARRENSTLHHQVEQMLQKISPLQKCQEELGSLKAELEEKKSSLKLYQDTQQEYTRVKEECLKSDAQKKKLEAKVKKLEEAAVRQTQDFKQLSNEKKILEKEFKKTQEKLDEFSKQKNEKELRHIGTQISSDSYGSIDKRKVKLLLKELWLCVNTAHRLPGEGRRWVLEQPARDSASCKASGEGGALPPAQSGPLQTPDGQACLADLSMELEGDFSSHENVETERPSGANDSADHAFHKDGNPEVSVRSATDGGSTAVSDQEHCLDEDLQAAIDFFKLPPPLLSPVPSPPLMSSPPLGSLPSPLAPETYFGEYTDSSDSDAAQPQTSAESVSEDDTAEPRDYFGLSTKSTGSGTWEEKPTSQEVCRVTAAGPETSAAALREPSAVPCEHWTLSSEFAGGRTRDISDEAKTQIEVRELEKSVQAEEPLPKPARTVWTEKLSSNPEQEKQAATGKSASCSPLGKRPLKELTEVEQKTLLSKGIGSRKSDFTKWAVPEDVASQSDPAALSDRFQGLSGEAAKARGDVQGSTVGESSGPEHSRAGYAVDASRPDAEASFSSSSTSVVMSVSRDPQSCQLQLVSDTDTPTQVLPTKLHPSEQKLPTETLNTLHLQSEPAEWPGGGSDLGKGSRALSPAWGASDVSDLKTRERECTTIIKSVTDLCSFPHSVFMKATKDGQCESQDPRIELLLPKSGFTSVIDSRADSVKSASGFVKSTSWHHSDLLRRGGEEILKAKLEHEQKTDHQRQMGIPSMPNRGATSNLELPGENTNPVEFRPAASLLPNQVSVIMKQSRPEKGQGAKLEPLRLHRSEPALGAEHSDRETDRAASVAKCAGGDGTALSIKEASLRSTSPDVSTSWRKLDFDSPGGSLPGESVGCSTNRTLAFSSENIPVQTQDVGREAAVQGEVQEQRPFPQTTDPDSSGVEGSGLPPACASAAPGGFPVEDTPCGEAARCGSEALAVAKDSPGTPPNARDLLKLQSKACGALPECLVTVGSAASSACCRKDEEAPDASQSSLPGTLYSYTGIREGGEDDTEVEESEAFSCSEGEHDPEAVVGSTQQDAPDASQRDAGAAEPGAAEAEPSAEVGRLTSALQDCNISAFPDLDRLSTSEVVLFLESCQLKDYNSGDSVSECSSKGSLHKEVNKEVKQSAPSGGESREGPCEEAALGASEEWGESEDDGESSRDASQLTQCSLEALSEVFTKIGQELQISYEGCQDHPGNLFLNINSSLTTEDAEGKVPSQEMASSSSRAPELLPLLASVGARSGSPAPDGPREHLPSRPEEARQTDGGEAARCPASAAEPTTGEQSSDEAETTFQCQISTVTSEVINVLINKDQNLVIEKGDNWTIISGVSIGPDVDQVIVCATPEDPAPRDPGQLEAESISEASVEKSPDMDATGPACREPLCGSTLPCEDVSSSGQSANFDKSRLRNRPVKPSIWISSQIYDQTFETQVAASDHTYYNSKLEPCGKNKTRPKISNKEPSNKPAKTLASNKVETHPGEVSQSCSGERSNVKTPRNQTQPVLANADTSTPTECSPDTLSKIRQEVGPPLPPLLAPLVATPPRTSQPLSPLISSSSPSSPASPVSQISPLCDTPAPPVLSPWLEDPRHVSPPGPSPSPSAASAGERVVSSPLQFCAATPKHALPVPGRLPACAPSHTAVGAPPQENSVKILDTMYPELSARARTLNLLKGNIQRTRGSSADSKNLPGSVSALIGFKAITSTSTAFVKTGGSSAGDSGQEKSRGSGAQQDSGGKRTLSTCTPRSAKRLRLGSGSPEPESRESSAGVHKSLQRNLPQAEAGATEEGSSSVRAVVTESQLPSKPKETVESHDKAIADALKKIAESSFDLLPVIRSHVYVGNISKKPVMRDQEKEVVYEFSTTKKHLAECLLHSILSELKIQKTSLDHSYIHALCRVYVGICRQLGDLERARLFCYSLLKEDFPESEKLTLFIANMWHDIFLSQSVINKAMQLVARQRAKGEVLNCLRAFLNWEKNAPVDVGFMVSKLLLTIQLCPKTEFQSSEKFGEDLNDHTWEYIFAIDLLCCHQKWIWTHDNIISKELWPVMDKWIKYRKGHANIAYTPDIIIASILRLIGRLGQLGLKEGFPSAVKNISSVIGMFIQHAQDEDIPWGVQLAAVYALCDLSPSNPAEIAKILEAWRREASSSIPSAVASYLEEVSSLSAEGLG; this is encoded by the exons aatttaaaTGAATATGTTGAAGCATTAATtactttgaaacaaaaaattatcaACACTGA TAATTTGTTAACAGAATATCAGAAGAAATGTGATG AGCTGCAGTTTGCAAGAAG AGAGAACAGTACTCTGCATCACCAGGTGGAACAGATGCTTCAGAAAATCTCTCCTCTGCAGAAATGTCAGGAAGAGCTGGGGTCTTTAAAAGCAGAGCTGGAGGAGAAAAAG AGTTCTCTGAAGTTGTATCAAGATACACAGCAGGAGTACACTCGTGTCAAAGAAGAGTGCTTGAAAAGTGATGCTCA GAAGAAGAAACTAGAAGCTAAGGTGAAGAAGCTAGAAG aggcTGCTGTCAGGCAAACTCAGGACTTCAAGCAGCTGAGCAACgaaaagaaaatacttgaaaaggAATTTAAGAAGACACAG GAAAAGCTTGACgaattttctaagcagaaaaatgaaaagg AATTGAGACATATTGGAACACAGATCTCCAGTGATTCATATGGAAGCATAGATAAAA GGAAGGTGAAACTGCTCCTGAAGGAACTCTGGCTCTGTGTCAATACAGCGCACAGACTCCCAGGCGAAGGCCGCAGATGGGTCCTAG AACAGCCTGCCAGAGACAGCGCCAGCTGCAAGGCGTCTGGGGAAGGCGGCGCTCTACCTCCGGCACAAAGTGGTCCTCTCCAGACCCCAGACGGGCAGGCATGCCTCGCAGATTTGTCCATGGAGCTGGAGGGGGACTTTTCTTCCCATGAGAATGTGGAAACAGAGAGGCCCAGTGGAGCTAACGATAGTGCTGACCATGCTTTCCACAAGGACGGAAACCCTGAGGTTTCAGTGCGGAGTGCGACCGACGGTGGTAGTACCGCCGTGTCTGACCAGGAGCATTGTCTTGACGAAGACCTTCAAGCTGCAATTGACTTCTTCAAacttccccctcctcttctgtCTCCGGTGCCCTCACCCCCTCTGATGTCGTCACCGCCCCTGGGCTCCTTACCGTCTCCACTTGCACCG GAAACCTACTTTGGAGAGTATACAGATTCCAGTGACAGTGACGCGGCCCAGCCTCAAACTTCTGCTGAGTCTGTGTCCGAAGATGACACAGCTGAACCCCGAGATTATTTTGGCTTATCCACGAAGAGTACAGGAAGTGGCACATGGGAGGAAAAGCCCACATCCCAGGAAGTCTGCAGAGTGACAGCTGCTGGGCCTGAGACTTCAGCAGCTGCACTGAGAGAGCCTTCGGCCGTGCCCTGTGAACACTGGACCCTGTCGTCTGAATTCGCGGGTGGGAGAACGAGAGACATTTCAGATGAGGCAAAAACACAGATAGAGGTCAGGGAGCTGGAGAAGTCTGTCCAAGCTGAGGAGCCCCTTCCCAAGCCCGCCAGGACTGTGTGGACTGAAAAGTTGTCCAGCAACCCAGAGCAAGAAAAGCAAGCTGCCACTGGGAAGTCCGCCTCCTGTTCTCCCCTTGGCAAGAGGCCACTGAAGGAGCTCACTGAGGTGGAACAGAAAACCCTGTTGTCCAAAGGGATAGGCTCCCGGAAATCAGACTTTACCAAGTGGGCAGTGCCTGAAGACGTAGCTTCTCAGTCAGACCCTGCAGCCCTGTCTGACCGTTTTCAGGGACTGTCTGGAGAAGCAGCGAAGGCCAGGGGAGATGTGCAAGGGTCCACTGTGGGGGAGTCATCAGGACCTGAGCACAGCCGTGCGGGCTATGCAGTCGATGCGTCGAGGCCTGATGCCGAAGCcagtttttcttcctcttctaccTCAGTAGTGATGTCTGTTAGCAGGGATCCTCAGTCTTGTCAGCTCCAGCTCGTTAGTGACACAGACACTCCCACACAAGTGCTCCCTACCAAACTGCATCCCTCGGAGCAGAAGCTGCCAACAGAAACCTTGAACACACTGCACCTGCAGTCTGAGCCAgcagagtggcctggagggggcAGTGACCTGGGAAAGGGCTCGCGCGCTTTGAGCCCTGCGTGGGGAGCATCTGATGTTAGTGACCTGAAAACCAGGGAGAGAGAGTGTACAACAATTATAAAAAGCGTGACCGACCTCTGTTCATTTCCTCATTCAGTATTtatgaaagcaacaaaagatggacAATGTGAAAGTCAGGATCCAAGAATTGAACTCCTACTTCCAAAGTCAGGTTTCACGTCAGTGATAGATTCTCGAGCTGACTCAGTCAAGAGTGCCTCTGGTTTTGTTAAAAGCACTTCCTGGCACCACAGTGATTTATTAAGAAGAGGTGGTGAGGAAATTCTGAAAGCTAAACTAGAACATGAACAAAAGACTGACCACCAGCGACAGATGGGGATCCCATCCATGCCAAATAGAGGAGCAACATCCAATCTTGAACTTCCTGGGGAAAACACTAATCCTGTAGAATTCAGACCTGCCGCATCTCTGTTGCCTAATCAGGTGTCTGTTATCATGAAGCAGTCAAGGCCTGAGAAGGGTCAGGGCGCTAAATTGGAGCCCTTGAGACTGCACAGGAGTGAGCCTGCTCTCGGAGCAGAGCACAGTGATCGTGAAACTGACCGCGCTGCATCTGTAGCCAAGTGTGCTGGAGGAGACGGCACAGCACTGAGCATCAAGGAGGCGTCCCTGAGAAGCACTTCACCAGACGTCTCCACCTCTTGGAGGAAATTAGATTTCGATTCTCCAGGTGGTTCTTTACCAGGAGAAAGCGTGGGTTGTTCCACAAATAGGACATTAGCTTTCTCTTCTGAGAACATCCCTGTCCAAACCCAAGACGTGGGGAGGGAGGCCGCAGTGCAGGGAGAGGTGCAGGAGCAGAGGCCATTTCCACAGACCACGGATCCGGACTCCAGCGGGGTGGAAGGCAGTGGGTTGCCTCCGGCCTGCGCGTCAGCAGCACCTGGAGGCTTTCCTGTTGAAGACACACCCTGTGGAGAGGCAGCAAGGTGTGGAAGTgaggccctggctgtggcaaAGGATTCTCCTGGCACACCGCCAAACGCTCGGGATCTTCTGAAGTTGCAATCGAAAGCTTGTGGTGCTCTCCCTGAGTGCCTCGTCACCGTAGGCAGTGCCGCTTCTTCAGCATGTTGTAGAAAAGATGAGGAAGCCCCAGACGCATCCCAGAGTAGCCTCCCTGGTACTTTGTATAGTTACACAGGCATtcgggagggaggagaggacgaCACTGAGGTAGAGGAGAGTGAAGCCTTCAGCTGCAGTGAGGGTGAGCATGACCCTGAAGCCGTGGTGGGGAGCACCCAGCAGGATGCTCCAGATGCCTCTCAGAGAGATGCAGGAGCTGCAGAGCCTGGCGCGGCCGAGGCGGAACCTTCCGCGGAAGTGGGCCGTTTGACCTCAGCTCTTCAGGATTGTAACATAAGTGCTTTTCCTGACCTAGACAGACTTTCTACATCTGAGGTCGTGCTGTTTCTTGAAAGTTGTCAACTGAAGGATTATAATTCGGGGGACTCTGTCTCAGAATGTTCTAGCAAAGGAAGCCTACACAAAGAAGTGAACAAGGAAGTGAAGCAAAGTGCACCATCAGGAGGAGAATCGAGAGAGGGACCCTGCGAGGAAGCAGCACTTGGTGCCTCTGAAGAGTGGGGCGAGTCAGAGGATGACGGCGAGTCCTCAAGAGATGCCAGTCAGCTGACGCAGTGTTCTCTGGAGGCCCTGTCTGAAGTTTTCACCAAGATTGGGCAAGAACTGCAGATCAGTTATGAGGGCTGTCAAGACCATCCTGGGAATCTGTTCTTAAATATAAACAGCAGCCTGACCACTGAGGATGCAGAGGGAAAAGTGCCATCTCAGGAAATGGCTAGCTCTTCCTCTCGTGCCCCAGAACTGCTCCCGCTGCTAGCCAGTGTGGGTGCCAGAAGTGGCTCCCCTGCTCCAGATGGGCCTCGTGAGCACCTCCCGAGCAGGCCTGAGGAGGCCAGGCAGACAGACGGCGGTGAGGCGGCCCGTTGCCCTGCCTCTGCAGCAGAGCCCACGACGGGGGAGCAGAGCTCAGATGAGGCCGAAACGACCTTTCAGTGTCAGATATCGACAGTGACCTCCGAGGTCATAAACGTCCTTATAAATAAGGACCAGAACCTGGTCATTGAAAAGGGGGACAACTGGACCATCATCAGTGGTGTGTCCATCGGGCCAGATGTGGACCAGGTTATAGTGTGTGCGACTCCCGAGGATCCTGCTCCTCGGGACCCAGGGCAGCTGGAAGCTGAGTCCATTTCGGAGGCTTCTGTGGAGAAGTCCCCAGACATGGATGCCACTGGTCCTGCGTGTCGGGAGCCCCTGTGTGGCAGCACCCTTCCGTGTGAGGATGTTTCAAGCAGTGGTCAAAGCGCCAACTTTGATAAAAGTCGTTTGCGGAATAGACCTGTTAAACCTAGTATATGGATTAGTTCTCAAATATACGATCAAACCTTTGAGACTCAGGTTGCTGCATCTGATCACACGTATTACAACTCCAAACTGGAGCCATGTGGCAAAAACAAGACTCGACCCAAGATTTCAAACAAAGAGCCATCAAACAAACCAGCCAAGACTTTAGCATCAAACAAAGTGGAAACTCATCCAGGTGAAGTCTCTCAGTCCTGTTCAGGTGAGAGGAGTAATGTCAAAACCCCAAGAAACCAGACTCAGCCTGTTCTAGCCAATGCCGACACCTCTACTCCCACAGAGTGCTCTCCTGACACTCTGAGTAAGATACGGCAAGAGGTGGGGCCGCCTCTGCCGCCTCTGCTGGCTCCTCTGGTAGCTACACCGCCAAGGACTTCACAGCCGCTTTCTCCTCTCATTTCCAGTTCTAGCCCTTCCTCACCAGCCTCTCCTGTCAGCCAGATTTCTCCCTTATGTGATACTCCAGCGCCTCCCGTGCTGTCTCCATGGCTGGAAGACCCCAGACACGTCTCTCCTCCAGGTCCTTCTCCATCTCCGTCTGCCGCATCAGCTGGCGAGAGGGTAGTGTCCTCGCCCCTGCAGTTTTGTGCAGCCACCCCGAAGCACGCGCTTCCTGTGCCTGGCCGACTCCCAGCCTGCGCACCCAGTCACACCGCCGTGGGGGCGCCTCCTCAGGAGAATTCTGTGAAAATCCTCGACACCATGTACCCAGAGTTGTCTGCCAGAGCCCGCACCCTGAACCTCCTCAAGGGGAACATTCAGCGCACCCGAGGTTCGTCTGCAGACTCTAAGAACTTACCGGGGTCTGTCAGTGCTCTGATAGGATTCAAAGCAATCACTTCAACATCAACTGCTTTTGTCAAAACAGGAGGTAGCTCTGCCGGTGACTCCGGCCAAGAGAAGTCTAGGGGTTCGGGAGCTCAGCAGGATTCAGGTGGGAAGAGGACGTTGTCCACATGTACACCAAGGAGTGCCAAGAGACTGCGCCTGGGCAGCGGCTCCCCAGAACCAGAGAGCAGGGAGTCCAGTGCAGGAGTCCACAAGAGCCTCCAGAGGAACCTCcctcaggctgaagctggagccacAGAGGAGGGGAGCAGTTCTGTTCGAGCTGTCGTCACAGAGTCCCAGTTGCCTTCAAAACCCAAAGAGACTGTGGAGTCCCATGACAAAGCCATAGCCGATGCACTGAAGAAAATTGCAGAGTCATCCTTTGATCTGTTGCCTGTCATTCGTAGCCACGTGTATGTGGGCAATATCTCCAAGAAGCCAGTGATGAGAGATCAAGAGAAAGAAGTTGTTTATGAATTCAGCACAACAAAAAAG CATTTGGCAGAGTGCTTGCTGCACTCCATTCTCTCAGAACTGAAAATTCAGAAGACATCTCTGGACCACAGTTACATCCATGCCCTTTGCAGGGTGTACGTGGGTATCTGTCGGCAGCTTGGAGACTTAGAGCGAGCACGCTTGTTTTGCTACAGCCTACTCAAGGAAG ATTTCCCAGAGTCTGAGAAGCTGACTTTGTTTATTGCAAACATGTGGCATGACATATTTCTCTCTCAATCAGTGATTAATAAAGCAATGCAGTTAGTAGCCCGGCAGCGTGCAAAAGGAGAGGTTCTGAACTGTTTGAGAGCTTTTCTCAACTGGGAAAAg aatGCTCCTGTAGATGTGGGGTTTATGGTCTCAAAGCTACTTTTGACTATACAGTTATGTCCAAAAACAGAATTTCAGTCCAGTGAAAAATTTGGTGAGGACTTAAATGACCATACTTGGGAGTACATATTTGCCATTGACCTGCTCTGTTGCCATCAGAAGTGGATTTGGACGCATGATAACATCATAAG TAAGGAACTGTGGCCTGTAATGGACAAGTGGATCAAGTACAGAAAAGGACATGCAAACATCGCATACACTCCCGACATTATCATAGCATCAATACTGCGGCTCATAG GGCGCTTGGGCCAGTTGGGTTTGAAGGAAGGGTTCCCATCTGCTGTGAAAAATATTAGTTCCGTGATCGGGATGTTCATACAGCATGCTCAGGATGAAG